AATAAGGAGAGAATCAATATGACAGTGCAACAACCAGGGATTAACAGACGCTTGGTGCTGACAGGTTTGATCATCGGGATGTTCTTCAGCGCCCTTGAACAAACCGTCGTCGGTACAGCGATGCCGACAATCATCGCTGAATTGAACGGATTTTCCATCTTTGCGTGGGTGACGACCGCTTACCTGATCACATCCACGACGGTGACACCGATTGTCGGAAAACTATCAGACTTATACGGAAGACGCCTGCTGTATTTAATCGGCGTCGTCATTTTCATCATCGGTTCGGGTCTTTGTGCCACGGCCACATCCATGGAGCAGCTTGTCCTTTACCGGGGACTGCAGGGGATCGGCGGAGGAATGATCATGCCCCTTTCCCAAACGATCATCGGAGATATCTTCACCGCTGAACAGCGTGCCAAATGGCAAGGTGTGTTCGGGGCATTATTCGGATTAAGCTCCGTCATCGGCCCTTTCATCGGCGGATTCATCGTCGATACGATCAGCTGGCATTGGATCTTCCTGATCAACGTACCATTTGGTGTATTATCTGCCCTTCTATTATTCGTCGGGCTGAAAAACGAAAATATTGGCCGTCCTACAGACAAAGTGAGCATTGATTACCTGGGGATCATCACCCTCATCCCGGCGCTCGTCCTGCTGTTGATCGGATTGAACTTCGGCGGGGACAAATTCGGATGGACGTCAGCAACAAGCTTCATGCTGTTTGGGGGATCTCTCCTCCTGCTCGTCCTGTTTGGATATATCGAAAAGAAAGCGAAAGAACCGATCCTTGATTTAAGCTTGTTTAAAAACCGTGTGTTTGCAACAACGAATGCCCTCGGCTTCCTGTTGGGACTCGGGATGTTCGGAGCGATCATGTTCGTGCCGATGTTCATGCAGGGTATCCTCGGCGTAACACCGACACAGGCAGGATCGACAATGACACCGATGATGATCGCCCTCATCATGGCAAGTATCATCGGCGGCAGATTATTACTGAAACTTAAATACCGTACCGTCCTCACAACAGGAATGTTGATCACGGTCGTCGGATTCTTCCTGATGAGTACGATGGGGCCGGATTCCAAAGAATACACAGCCTATATGTTCATGATCGTCATGGGCTTCGGTATGGGGCTTGTCATGCCGACACTCATGATTGCCGTCCAGAATGAGTTCCCGAAATCACGCCTCGGTGCCGTCACATCATCGGCCACCTTCTTCCGTTCCATCGGGGGGACGATCGGAATCACTGTACTGAACGCAGTCATGAACCAGTCACTTCAAGATAATATGAAAGAAGTCGCGGAACAGCAGCAGAATCCTGCAGCTGCCCAGATCCTTACAGGCTTAAGCGAGAAAACAGATGCACTCTTCGGCCTGCTCGTCACACCAGGGCTGCTCGAAGTACCGAAAGAAATCGGCAGCATCGTCATCGCCTCCATTGAAACAGCATGGTCCGACGCCTTCACGAGCGTATTCCTGTCAGGCTTGATCTTCATCGCCATCGGCGTAGGCGTCGCCCTGTCCGTCGGAAATGGAAAAATCAAACGTGATAAAGAATTAAAAGAAGAAGCGTCCCAAGAAGGACCCGTACTTGAACCGGCAACTGAATAAATGTTGATGAAATCCTGCTTTGACGTCACTCAAAGCAGGATTTTTTTACGGATTTGGTCGATTTTGTTCTTGGGAAGGTGATTTTCCATTTAGGAGGACGCTTTTATAAATGTGAGGGATGCTGTTATGTCAGGGTAACGGC
The nucleotide sequence above comes from Bacillus sp. KH172YL63. Encoded proteins:
- a CDS encoding MDR family MFS transporter yields the protein MTVQQPGINRRLVLTGLIIGMFFSALEQTVVGTAMPTIIAELNGFSIFAWVTTAYLITSTTVTPIVGKLSDLYGRRLLYLIGVVIFIIGSGLCATATSMEQLVLYRGLQGIGGGMIMPLSQTIIGDIFTAEQRAKWQGVFGALFGLSSVIGPFIGGFIVDTISWHWIFLINVPFGVLSALLLFVGLKNENIGRPTDKVSIDYLGIITLIPALVLLLIGLNFGGDKFGWTSATSFMLFGGSLLLLVLFGYIEKKAKEPILDLSLFKNRVFATTNALGFLLGLGMFGAIMFVPMFMQGILGVTPTQAGSTMTPMMIALIMASIIGGRLLLKLKYRTVLTTGMLITVVGFFLMSTMGPDSKEYTAYMFMIVMGFGMGLVMPTLMIAVQNEFPKSRLGAVTSSATFFRSIGGTIGITVLNAVMNQSLQDNMKEVAEQQQNPAAAQILTGLSEKTDALFGLLVTPGLLEVPKEIGSIVIASIETAWSDAFTSVFLSGLIFIAIGVGVALSVGNGKIKRDKELKEEASQEGPVLEPATE